One part of the uncultured Celeribacter sp. genome encodes these proteins:
- a CDS encoding TIGR01244 family sulfur transferase, with amino-acid sequence MDFNKVNEQLTVSSQITPEEVSVLADKGYTTLVCNRPDMEIDDDQSSDAMAVAADAAGLSFHYLPVIPGQFTPELILEMAQVMEESAGPVYAYCRSGTRSTTLWALSQAGQKAPEEILKEAAGAGYDLSGIAGYLAG; translated from the coding sequence ATGGATTTCAACAAGGTCAATGAACAGCTCACGGTCAGCAGCCAGATCACGCCTGAAGAGGTCTCGGTTCTGGCCGACAAAGGCTACACCACTTTGGTGTGCAACCGTCCCGATATGGAAATCGACGACGATCAGTCTTCGGACGCCATGGCCGTTGCCGCCGACGCGGCAGGACTGAGCTTTCACTACCTGCCAGTCATCCCTGGGCAATTCACCCCGGAGCTGATTTTGGAAATGGCGCAGGTCATGGAAGAGAGTGCCGGGCCGGTTTACGCCTATTGCCGGTCTGGCACACGCTCGACCACGCTCTGGGCGCTGTCGCAAGCGGGCCAGAAGGCCCCGGAAGAGATTTTGAAAGAGGCGGCAGGCGCAGGCTACGACCTGAGCGGCATCGCCGGATATCTGGCAGGCTGA